A single genomic interval of Paenibacillus macerans harbors:
- a CDS encoding radical SAM protein gives MTLLYEEYSPWKGVHFLDRLNIVKSGGVCSPVSLQLGLTNKCSNKCYYCYVKEQNNLGETLKTDAVVNLLEEAKMMGVKSVEITGGGEPTLHPDFWDIVDKIRDLDLELGLVTNGLHLKSDKIHKLDFVSWVRISIDSYNPTIYKEIRGANLLNLEPIMKLCKETNVIVGASCVITPKNYQEIYEFAKMSKDLGFSHVWFKPVEMSDNPTILNQYLDVCEENIKKASMLADSNFKVFSPNLKAEVQGIMKPFLKCICQYLSPFVWANGDIYPCCSLQGYSETSFGNIYKGSFADQWYSHNPLAVKDCPINCFWVNKNTFMNYILLDNPKHVNFV, from the coding sequence ATGACATTATTATATGAGGAATACAGCCCGTGGAAAGGGGTTCATTTCCTTGACCGTTTAAATATCGTTAAAAGTGGAGGGGTGTGTTCTCCTGTAAGTCTTCAACTTGGTTTGACAAATAAATGCAGTAACAAATGTTACTATTGTTATGTTAAAGAACAGAATAATCTTGGTGAAACTTTGAAAACGGATGCAGTAGTTAATCTCTTAGAAGAGGCAAAGATGATGGGGGTTAAATCAGTAGAAATTACCGGTGGTGGGGAGCCTACGCTACATCCTGACTTTTGGGATATTGTAGATAAGATTCGAGACCTCGATCTTGAATTGGGGCTTGTAACAAATGGTTTACACTTAAAGTCTGATAAAATACATAAATTAGATTTTGTATCATGGGTGAGAATAAGTATTGATTCTTATAACCCAACTATTTATAAAGAAATTCGTGGTGCGAATCTGTTGAATTTAGAACCAATTATGAAATTGTGTAAAGAGACTAACGTTATTGTTGGTGCTTCGTGTGTAATTACTCCGAAAAATTATCAGGAAATATATGAATTTGCTAAAATGAGTAAGGATTTAGGGTTTAGTCATGTGTGGTTCAAGCCCGTTGAAATGAGTGACAATCCTACAATTTTAAATCAGTATTTGGATGTTTGTGAAGAAAATATCAAGAAAGCATCAATGTTAGCCGACTCTAACTTTAAAGTGTTTTCCCCTAATCTTAAGGCAGAAGTTCAAGGAATAATGAAACCGTTCCTAAAATGTATTTGTCAATATTTGTCTCCATTTGTTTGGGCTAATGGAGATATTTATCCTTGTTGTTCTTTGCAGGGTTACAGCGAAACTTCATTTGGAAACATATATAAAGGTAGTTTTGCTGATCAATGGTATTCACATAATCCATTAGCTGTAAAAGATTGTCCCATCAATTGTTTTTGGGTTAATAAAAATACATTTATGAATTACATATTGCTGGACAATCCCAAACATGTAAATTTTGTCTGA
- a CDS encoding phenylacetate--CoA ligase family protein, with translation MWNVKQGELIKKLLIESKENVIYYSSLLNNIDVSKITYSQFKKLPLINKNIIRENYNCFYSKKYLKKELIYESTSGTTGTPIKIPRTLNEQMHSSISLLKQRKTRIGEMLDVRKIAAFYARSNTPISISDDNWLLLSLNNLTDEILEQYIEVLNDYKPQMLQGPARALTLLANYIVRNQKDIKKANIKYIENRAEGLSENQRKYIEEVFNCKVGNMYGLRECWGVAYSCKENNLHVTDDNVFVEVLDNKGSHVKPGETGEVVITSLNSLSFPLIRFSTGDFATFLDFKCSCGNNSPIIDLTGYRQVDMIRGPIGFSSPSILRTVNNIFTESSENDVIQFQLIQNNVFEFELRVHLKDNSKSINYNKVKYTIGESLGYEIKLHVELTDKFIVNEKSQKMSWFVCQCK, from the coding sequence TTGTGGAATGTCAAACAAGGAGAGCTCATAAAAAAGCTTCTAATCGAAAGTAAAGAAAATGTTATTTACTATTCTTCTCTCTTAAATAACATCGATGTCAGCAAAATAACTTATAGTCAATTTAAAAAATTACCATTAATTAATAAAAATATTATCAGAGAAAACTATAATTGTTTTTACTCAAAAAAATATTTAAAGAAAGAGTTGATATACGAAAGTACTTCAGGTACGACTGGAACGCCGATTAAAATTCCAAGAACATTAAATGAGCAGATGCATAGTAGTATTAGTCTACTTAAACAGAGGAAAACCAGAATAGGTGAAATGTTAGATGTTCGAAAAATTGCTGCTTTTTATGCAAGATCAAACACACCAATTAGTATCTCTGATGACAATTGGCTTTTACTTTCTTTGAATAATTTAACAGATGAGATATTAGAGCAATACATTGAGGTACTTAATGATTATAAACCACAAATGCTTCAAGGACCAGCGAGAGCGCTTACCCTATTGGCGAATTATATTGTTAGAAATCAAAAAGATATCAAAAAAGCTAATATTAAATATATAGAAAATCGCGCAGAAGGATTATCAGAGAATCAACGAAAGTATATTGAAGAAGTCTTTAATTGTAAGGTTGGTAATATGTATGGATTACGCGAGTGTTGGGGAGTGGCATATTCATGCAAGGAAAATAACCTACACGTTACAGATGACAATGTATTTGTAGAAGTTTTGGATAACAAAGGAAGTCATGTGAAGCCTGGGGAAACTGGTGAAGTTGTTATAACAAGCTTGAACTCTCTTTCATTCCCATTAATTAGGTTCTCAACTGGTGATTTTGCAACTTTTCTAGATTTCAAATGTAGTTGTGGGAATAATAGTCCAATTATAGATTTAACAGGTTATAGACAGGTTGATATGATTCGTGGACCCATAGGATTTAGCTCTCCGTCTATACTAAGAACAGTAAATAACATATTTACAGAATCAAGTGAAAATGATGTGATTCAGTTTCAATTGATTCAAAATAATGTTTTTGAATTTGAGTTGAGAGTGCACCTGAAAGATAATAGTAAATCAATTAACTACAATAAAGTGAAATATACAATAGGTGAATCATTAGGTTATGAAATTAAATTGCACGTCGAACTGACGGATAAATTTATTGTTAATGAAAAGTCACAGAAAATGTCGTGGTTTGTTTGTCAATGCAAATAA
- a CDS encoding dimethylarginine dimethylaminohydrolase family protein — translation MSKRMSNSLSLIDSAHGGEGWIERGTLHIQELGNIWACCGVTKESSNLRHVLLRRPGKEIENKTSASDLLWTDILDPVKAREQHDNLANIYREHGVIVDYIEGEYERFPNLMFVRDLFTMTPQGAILSRMASDIRKGEEQLVAKKLIDLKIPIIATPFNDMLLEGPDIVIINEDLVFLGMGIRTNLRALDYIEIILKEMGFTEIVKIQTTYGCGHLDGVFNILTPKTAVLVPKRASYLLYSYLKRHGFDIIELSNTHEVDKYMAINFVSIDQETILINKGSRDCLKIYQNHNVRCIEVDVSELMKGGGAVHCLTGVIHRN, via the coding sequence GTGAGTAAAAGAATGAGCAACTCATTGAGTCTGATTGATTCTGCACACGGTGGAGAAGGATGGATTGAGAGGGGGACTTTGCATATTCAAGAGCTAGGTAATATATGGGCTTGTTGTGGAGTAACGAAAGAATCCTCAAACTTAAGACATGTACTGCTAAGACGTCCAGGAAAAGAAATTGAAAATAAAACCTCAGCTTCAGATTTGTTATGGACTGATATTCTTGATCCTGTGAAAGCTCGTGAACAGCATGACAATTTGGCTAATATCTACAGAGAGCATGGTGTGATAGTTGACTATATTGAGGGAGAATATGAAAGATTTCCAAATTTAATGTTCGTAAGAGACTTATTCACAATGACACCTCAAGGGGCAATCCTATCGAGAATGGCATCAGATATTCGAAAAGGTGAGGAACAATTAGTTGCTAAGAAACTTATAGATCTGAAAATTCCGATAATTGCAACTCCCTTCAATGATATGTTGCTGGAAGGTCCTGACATCGTAATCATTAATGAGGATCTTGTTTTTCTTGGAATGGGGATTCGAACAAATTTGAGAGCTCTTGATTATATAGAGATTATTTTAAAAGAAATGGGCTTTACTGAAATTGTAAAAATCCAAACAACCTATGGATGTGGGCATTTAGACGGCGTTTTCAATATATTAACGCCAAAGACTGCGGTATTAGTTCCAAAAAGAGCTTCTTATTTACTTTACTCATATTTAAAAAGACATGGCTTTGACATTATAGAATTATCAAACACCCATGAAGTTGATAAATATATGGCGATAAATTTTGTAAGCATTGATCAAGAGACTATTTTAATTAATAAAGGTAGTAGGGATTGTCTCAAGATATATCAAAATCATAATGTTAGATGCATTGAAGTTGATGTTTCAGAATTAATGAAGGGTGGGGGGGCAGTTCACTGTTTAACTGGTGTCATACATAGAAATTAA
- a CDS encoding thymidylate synthase: MKIISGSNITDVFYKSLEVLQNNYDYYTNDILELAPAIIHVEKPKERCLLIPYRNNNIVQTIAETLWVLGGRNDLAYLKKYLPRADWFSDDGKTWRGGYGTRLRSWFGGVDQLKQVVEVLRSDEGSNRGVMILFDPEKDISLLFKDVPCNNWIQLSIRENKLNMNVTVRANDLIWGFSGINFFEWSVLQEMVANWLEVEVGQYYHFTGFLQLYPRHFERAKLMLKHRIKNDIYTNSEIEQTGVDLSEDNFDTQFLCFFEIEQKFDSETNYLIILEEIGCLESQFLKHCAKIMYSYVLLQKGRYDDFFYVFSTIKEDYYKISAAYNYKRLIPKDKKEIIDMLDKLLLKYEINEKYV, translated from the coding sequence ATGAAAATTATTTCGGGTAGTAATATCACAGATGTTTTTTATAAATCACTCGAAGTTCTCCAGAACAATTATGACTACTATACAAATGATATTTTAGAATTGGCACCTGCAATTATACATGTCGAAAAACCTAAGGAACGTTGTCTTCTTATTCCTTACAGAAATAATAACATTGTCCAGACAATTGCTGAGACACTATGGGTACTTGGGGGAAGGAATGACCTGGCGTATTTAAAAAAATATTTACCCAGGGCTGATTGGTTTTCAGATGACGGTAAAACCTGGAGGGGGGGGTATGGTACTAGATTAAGAAGTTGGTTCGGTGGAGTAGATCAGTTGAAACAAGTTGTTGAAGTCCTAAGAAGTGATGAAGGTAGTAATAGGGGTGTTATGATTCTCTTTGATCCAGAGAAAGACATTTCCCTTTTATTTAAAGACGTACCTTGCAATAATTGGATCCAACTCTCAATACGTGAAAATAAATTGAATATGAATGTAACAGTTCGCGCTAATGATCTTATATGGGGATTTTCAGGCATCAATTTTTTTGAATGGTCTGTTCTTCAAGAAATGGTAGCTAATTGGCTGGAGGTTGAAGTAGGTCAATATTATCATTTTACAGGTTTTTTACAACTTTATCCGAGGCATTTTGAACGTGCAAAATTGATGCTAAAACATAGAATTAAAAATGATATTTATACAAACTCAGAAATTGAACAAACTGGGGTAGATTTATCTGAAGATAATTTTGACACGCAATTTCTTTGTTTTTTTGAGATTGAACAAAAATTTGATAGCGAAACAAACTATTTAATAATATTGGAGGAAATTGGATGTCTAGAAAGTCAATTCCTAAAGCATTGTGCGAAAATCATGTATAGCTATGTGTTATTACAAAAAGGAAGGTATGATGATTTTTTTTATGTGTTTTCTACAATTAAAGAAGATTACTATAAAATATCAGCAGCTTATAATTATAAGCGCTTAATTCCAAAAGATAAGAAAGAAATAATAGATATGCTAGATAAGTTATTACTAAAATACGAGATTAATGAAAAATATGTCTAA